The Myxococcales bacterium genome has a segment encoding these proteins:
- a CDS encoding TAT-variant-translocated molybdopterin oxidoreductase encodes MSAKTRIPHVHGDEASAAAVSAKPASKLALPILGRSAGAGSGAKLWRGHDELSNPGAAAQQARQEFPDGTDTLTDDVSRRGFVQLLGTGLALTTTACYRPRQKIVPYVHRPPEVTPGNPLHFASTIDHDGYGFGVLVESHEGRPTKLEGNPEHPDSLGAATAIDQARLVGLYDTDRAKTGRLKGAHATWKDVSAFIKTRVDSAASTQGAGVRFLVGPSTSPLIGDLRTRILEKLPQAKFVSYSSLADDGPVEGARLAFGRHLEPRHDLTNAKVIAALDSDFLEDGPERVRLNRQFAKNREPGEAMNRLYVAEPTFTVTGMMADHRLRLRGADVVALAQALAAELSKTLGRDVLDGLADLPLARAGVTVDAKWVSVLAKDLARNRGRSLVVVGRRQPALVHALAHAMNYALGNVGTTVTFVEPLRHDALSGLEPLRGLAEDIAAGKVETLFISAWNPVYGAPSDFKLDRLLQRVPNTIYLGLSDDETAKVCGSLVPAAHFLESWGDLRAMDGTVSLVQPLIEPLFNGVTEADFLAAALEEGEVGTHDLLKSLWQRKAAEGSLLGTLGFELQWEHWLGQGMIAGTSNLQMATVSLDTAGLADALRALVPGMAKEAGLELAFQLDPTIEDGRYANNPWLQELPHPVTKITWDNAVMLSHATAQRLGLKTSDIVELKLGDKSVTGAVYVQPGQADESITVQLGYGRKAAGSVGNGVGFDAGLLRESANPWFATGAQLVKAGKGYEFGITQEHWRMENRDPAIATTLAEVESHHSAFHEKIHHLRGELPQIHKKWDYGNQTYKWGMTIDLSKCTGCGACITACQAENNIPVVGRENVHIGREMHWIRIDRYYETNAGYTDDIYKDMAEPKVITQPVACQHCETAPCEYVCPVNATVHSDEGLNEMVYNRCIGTRYCSNNCPYKARRFNFLDWHGEPPEVKKMGRNPDVTVRSRGVMEKCTYCVQRIERARIDSRVEGRTIADGEVKTACQQTCPAGAIVFGSLNDPNSAVSKAQADDRRYDLLHELNTRPRTVYLARVRNPNPELA; translated from the coding sequence ATGAGCGCCAAAACTCGCATACCCCACGTACACGGCGACGAAGCTTCTGCCGCGGCGGTCTCCGCCAAACCGGCATCCAAGCTAGCGCTTCCCATCCTTGGACGGTCCGCGGGCGCCGGAAGCGGAGCGAAGTTGTGGCGCGGCCACGACGAGCTCAGCAACCCCGGCGCTGCGGCTCAACAGGCCCGCCAGGAGTTCCCCGACGGCACCGATACGCTCACAGACGACGTGTCACGTCGGGGCTTCGTGCAGCTTTTGGGAACCGGCTTGGCCCTGACCACGACGGCCTGCTACCGCCCCCGGCAAAAGATCGTTCCGTACGTGCACCGCCCGCCGGAGGTGACGCCCGGAAACCCGCTGCACTTTGCGAGCACCATCGACCACGACGGCTACGGCTTCGGTGTCCTGGTGGAGAGCCACGAAGGGCGGCCGACCAAGCTCGAAGGAAACCCCGAGCACCCGGACAGCCTCGGTGCTGCCACCGCCATCGATCAAGCCCGATTGGTGGGTCTCTATGATACCGACCGCGCGAAGACGGGGCGCTTGAAGGGAGCTCACGCGACCTGGAAAGACGTCTCTGCTTTCATCAAGACCCGGGTGGACTCAGCGGCTAGCACCCAGGGTGCGGGCGTCCGGTTCCTCGTGGGACCGAGCACGTCTCCGCTGATCGGCGACCTCCGGACGCGGATTCTGGAAAAACTGCCCCAGGCCAAGTTTGTCTCCTACTCCTCGCTCGCGGACGACGGCCCCGTGGAGGGCGCGCGCCTGGCATTCGGCCGCCACTTGGAGCCCCGGCATGACCTCACCAACGCCAAGGTGATCGCCGCACTCGACTCCGACTTCCTCGAGGATGGTCCTGAACGCGTACGGCTGAACCGCCAGTTCGCCAAAAACCGCGAACCCGGAGAGGCGATGAACCGTCTCTACGTGGCAGAGCCTACATTCACCGTGACGGGGATGATGGCCGACCACCGCCTCCGCTTGCGCGGTGCCGACGTCGTGGCTTTGGCCCAGGCTCTGGCCGCGGAACTGTCCAAGACGCTCGGACGGGACGTCCTGGACGGTCTTGCCGACCTTCCCTTGGCCCGGGCGGGCGTCACGGTCGACGCCAAATGGGTCTCTGTGCTCGCCAAGGATCTGGCGCGGAACCGGGGTCGGTCGCTGGTCGTGGTGGGGCGCCGTCAGCCTGCGTTAGTCCATGCGCTGGCTCACGCCATGAACTACGCGCTTGGCAACGTAGGGACCACCGTCACATTCGTCGAGCCCCTGCGGCACGACGCCCTTTCGGGGCTCGAGCCTCTTCGGGGCCTGGCCGAAGACATCGCCGCCGGCAAAGTCGAAACGCTGTTCATCAGCGCTTGGAATCCCGTCTACGGCGCTCCCAGTGACTTCAAGCTCGACCGGCTGCTGCAGCGGGTGCCAAACACCATCTACCTCGGCCTCTCCGATGACGAGACGGCCAAAGTATGTGGGTCCCTCGTACCGGCGGCTCACTTCCTCGAGAGCTGGGGTGACCTGAGGGCCATGGACGGCACCGTATCCCTGGTTCAGCCTCTCATCGAGCCGCTCTTCAACGGCGTCACGGAAGCAGATTTCCTGGCGGCCGCCTTGGAAGAGGGCGAAGTGGGCACGCACGATCTTCTCAAGAGCCTCTGGCAGAGGAAGGCGGCCGAGGGCTCGTTGTTGGGTACTCTCGGCTTCGAGCTGCAGTGGGAACACTGGTTGGGCCAGGGCATGATTGCCGGAACTTCGAACCTGCAAATGGCCACAGTCTCGCTCGACACCGCGGGCCTCGCGGATGCCCTTCGGGCGCTCGTGCCCGGGATGGCGAAGGAAGCGGGTCTCGAGCTCGCTTTCCAGTTGGACCCCACCATCGAAGATGGCCGCTATGCGAACAATCCCTGGCTCCAGGAGTTGCCGCACCCGGTCACCAAGATAACCTGGGACAACGCCGTGATGCTCTCCCACGCCACCGCTCAACGATTGGGGCTCAAGACGAGCGACATCGTAGAGCTCAAGCTGGGGGATAAAAGCGTCACCGGAGCCGTGTACGTACAGCCCGGGCAGGCAGACGAATCAATCACCGTACAGCTTGGCTATGGTCGCAAGGCGGCGGGCTCGGTTGGAAACGGTGTAGGTTTCGACGCGGGCCTCCTCCGGGAAAGCGCCAACCCCTGGTTTGCGACGGGCGCCCAGCTCGTTAAGGCAGGGAAGGGCTACGAGTTCGGCATCACCCAGGAGCACTGGCGGATGGAGAACCGGGATCCGGCCATCGCCACCACGCTGGCCGAGGTCGAATCTCATCACTCGGCCTTCCACGAGAAGATCCATCACCTCCGAGGCGAGTTGCCGCAGATCCACAAAAAGTGGGACTACGGTAACCAGACTTACAAGTGGGGTATGACCATCGACCTGTCGAAGTGCACGGGTTGTGGCGCCTGCATCACGGCTTGTCAGGCGGAGAACAACATCCCCGTGGTTGGCAGGGAGAACGTACATATCGGTCGCGAGATGCACTGGATCCGCATCGACCGCTACTACGAAACCAACGCCGGCTACACGGACGACATCTACAAGGACATGGCCGAACCCAAGGTCATCACGCAGCCAGTGGCTTGCCAGCACTGTGAAACGGCACCTTGTGAGTACGTTTGCCCCGTCAACGCCACCGTCCACAGCGACGAGGGCTTGAACGAGATGGTGTACAACCGCTGCATCGGGACGCGCTACTGCTCGAACAACTGCCCGTACAAGGCGCGTCGTTTCAACTTCCTGGACTGGCACGGCGAGCCGCCGGAGGTAAAAAAGATGGGGCGCAACCCGGACGTAACGGTTCGCAGCCGAGGCGTCATGGAGAAGTGCACCTACTGCGTTCAGCGCATAGAGCGCGCTCGCATCGACTCCCGGGTCGAAGGCAGAACGATTGCCGACGGCGAGGTGAAGACTGCCTGCCAGCAGACCTGCCCCGCTGGTGCCATCGTGTTCGGGTCCCTCAATGACCCCAACTCGGCCGTGTCGAAGGCACAGGCTGACGATCGTCGCTACGACCTGCTTCACGAGTTGAACACAAGACCGCGAACCGTTTATCTGGCTCGTGTGCGCAACCCCAATCCGGAGCTCGCGTGA
- the nrfD gene encoding polysulfide reductase NrfD, whose protein sequence is MTVLSGYKDPIDPRPFIEGEQTDRSLNDSLLHHVLRGAGKGWWTLFSIALALLSVLGVSLGWTLYKGIGAWGNNQPVGWGFGIINFVWWIGIGHAGTLISAILLLFQQRWRTSINRFAEAMTLFAVMCALIFPLFHTGRPWYAGYFLLPYPSINAIWPQFKSPLMWDVFAVSTYFTISLLFWFLGLVPDLASLRDSAKNKTKRFIYGLFALGWRGSGRHWAEYKWAYLLLAGLSTPLVLSVHSIVSFDFAVSVIPGWHTTIFPPYFVAGAIFSGFAMVVTWLVPARHYLGLKHVVTMRHLENMNKVILATGLMVTYGYAMEHFVAWYSGSEYEFAMFYNTRERGPFSGVYWLMVFCNCVAPQFYWFKSLRTNLKVMWVISIFVNIGMWCERFIIVVTSLHQDFLPGSWGDFAPTITDLGIYIGTIGLFSTLFLLFMKFIPAVALTEVKELRHELEHEAHLDASGKGAH, encoded by the coding sequence GTGACCGTGTTGTCCGGCTACAAGGACCCGATCGACCCGCGCCCCTTCATCGAAGGGGAGCAAACCGACCGCTCACTCAATGACAGCCTCCTGCACCACGTGTTGCGGGGCGCTGGCAAAGGGTGGTGGACACTCTTCTCAATCGCGCTGGCACTGCTCAGCGTCCTGGGCGTTTCGCTCGGTTGGACGCTGTACAAGGGCATTGGCGCCTGGGGCAACAACCAGCCGGTAGGCTGGGGCTTCGGCATCATCAACTTCGTGTGGTGGATCGGTATCGGCCACGCGGGGACCTTGATTTCGGCCATTCTGTTGCTGTTCCAGCAGCGCTGGCGGACGTCGATCAACCGGTTCGCCGAGGCGATGACGCTGTTCGCGGTCATGTGTGCCTTGATCTTCCCGCTGTTTCACACGGGTCGTCCTTGGTACGCAGGCTACTTCTTGCTGCCGTACCCAAGCATCAATGCGATCTGGCCGCAGTTCAAGAGCCCCCTGATGTGGGACGTGTTCGCCGTCTCGACATACTTCACGATCTCCCTCCTGTTCTGGTTCCTGGGCCTGGTGCCCGACCTCGCGTCACTGCGTGACTCGGCCAAGAACAAAACCAAACGCTTCATCTACGGGTTGTTCGCCCTGGGCTGGCGAGGGTCAGGTCGACACTGGGCCGAATACAAGTGGGCCTACCTCCTGCTCGCGGGTCTATCGACCCCACTCGTGCTCTCGGTTCACTCGATCGTGTCGTTCGACTTCGCGGTCTCCGTGATTCCGGGCTGGCACACGACCATCTTCCCCCCTTACTTCGTTGCTGGCGCCATCTTCTCGGGCTTTGCAATGGTGGTTACCTGGCTCGTGCCAGCGCGCCACTATCTCGGGCTGAAGCACGTCGTCACGATGAGGCACCTCGAGAACATGAACAAAGTCATCTTGGCCACGGGCCTCATGGTGACTTACGGCTACGCGATGGAGCACTTCGTGGCTTGGTACTCGGGCAGCGAGTACGAGTTTGCGATGTTCTACAACACCCGCGAACGTGGGCCATTCTCAGGCGTCTACTGGCTGATGGTGTTCTGTAACTGCGTGGCACCCCAGTTTTACTGGTTCAAGAGCCTCCGCACGAACCTCAAAGTCATGTGGGTGATCTCGATCTTCGTGAACATCGGCATGTGGTGTGAGCGCTTCATCATCGTGGTGACCTCTCTTCACCAGGACTTCCTGCCGGGCTCCTGGGGCGACTTCGCCCCGACCATCACCGACTTGGGCATCTACATAGGAACGATTGGGCTTTTCTCCACTCTGTTCCTCCTGTTCATGAAGTTCATCCCGGCGGTTGCGCTGACAGAGGTCAAAGAGCTTCGGCACGAACTCGAGCACGAAGCGCACCTCGACGCATCCGGTAAGGGGGCACACTGA
- a CDS encoding DUF3341 domain-containing protein, with protein sequence MSHSDFIPRRFVLAEFASAEALLEGTKSMREKGFKRLDTHTPYPVHGIEEALGLGRPKIPTIVLCGAIFGMCLAYSMMFYMNHVDWPINVAGRPTHAPPAFVPITFELAVLLGGCSSFFGVMALMRLPKPYHPVFQSERFCERASIDGFFMSLELDASGDAQAAQDAARSLGANHVEFIEEVER encoded by the coding sequence ATGAGCCACAGCGATTTTATTCCCCGCCGTTTCGTGCTGGCCGAGTTTGCCAGTGCGGAGGCCCTGCTCGAGGGCACGAAGTCGATGCGTGAGAAAGGTTTCAAGCGCCTCGACACCCACACGCCCTATCCCGTCCACGGCATAGAAGAGGCCCTGGGCCTTGGCAGACCGAAAATCCCCACGATCGTTCTGTGTGGCGCGATCTTCGGTATGTGTTTGGCCTATTCGATGATGTTCTATATGAACCACGTGGATTGGCCTATCAACGTGGCCGGCCGGCCCACCCACGCTCCCCCGGCCTTCGTGCCCATCACCTTTGAGCTCGCTGTTTTGCTCGGCGGATGCTCTTCGTTCTTTGGTGTCATGGCTCTCATGCGCTTGCCCAAGCCCTATCACCCGGTGTTCCAGTCAGAGCGCTTCTGTGAGCGGGCCAGCATCGACGGTTTCTTCATGTCCCTCGAGCTCGATGCAAGTGGCGATGCTCAAGCTGCGCAGGACGCGGCAAGGAGCCTCGGCGCCAACCATGTCGAGTTCATCGAGGAGGTGGAGCGATGA
- a CDS encoding cytochrome c — MNRSPFIGALGAVALGSSLSGCLNEDLFNPMADKQPKFSPYKQTDLYKDGLTMRTPPAGTVPRQRLTLQPAVTTGRVTTPEGEKYVTSIPVQVDEKLMLEGRKRYDITCGTCHGPLGDGDSPVAHQMALKPPPSLHDFADRPPGYIFEVASEGHGLMAAYKAELTVRERWAVVAYVRALQLAHVGTLDEVPTERRASLVKEAGQ, encoded by the coding sequence ATGAACCGGTCCCCCTTTATCGGGGCCCTCGGTGCCGTGGCTCTCGGAAGCAGCCTGTCTGGTTGCCTCAACGAGGACCTCTTCAATCCGATGGCTGACAAGCAGCCCAAGTTTTCGCCTTACAAGCAGACCGACCTTTACAAGGACGGACTCACGATGCGTACGCCACCGGCAGGTACCGTGCCTCGCCAAAGGCTCACGCTGCAGCCCGCGGTGACCACGGGCCGCGTGACGACGCCCGAAGGCGAAAAATACGTGACCAGCATTCCAGTTCAGGTCGACGAGAAGCTGATGCTTGAAGGCCGAAAGCGCTACGACATCACCTGCGGGACCTGCCATGGGCCGCTCGGAGACGGAGATAGCCCGGTGGCCCATCAGATGGCTCTCAAGCCTCCGCCTTCCTTGCACGACTTTGCCGATCGGCCCCCGGGCTACATCTTCGAGGTAGCCAGCGAGGGGCACGGTTTGATGGCGGCCTACAAGGCCGAGTTGACGGTGCGTGAGCGCTGGGCCGTGGTGGCGTACGTGAGGGCTTTGCAGCTGGCGCACGTTGGCACCCTCGACGAAGTACCAACCGAGAGACGCGCGTCTCTCGTCAAGGAGGCAGGGCAGTGA